The genomic region attacatttatttaaaacaaggtgtgtttgtgaaacttatttttgtttatggatacattttacaattatacaaaccgatatccatttgtgtgtgtgcattgaaatgtatttgtgagaagagagtaatttatatataaatcacaaaatacatttgtgagtccttctctgtgcattcattattaatgagactgttctgaccccatatctCTCAGCGGGTCCTCAAAGATCCATGCGGACTCGTGTGAGTACAGTCAGGTCTTTATAAACCCGTTGCAACCCCGGGAAGTAAGAGTCAAACCTCCACCCAAAGGTTTTTATTTGGTTCACTGTCGCTTTGTCCACTAAAAATATGCCACATCATGGTGCACTCCAGTGTGCTGTAGCGTCTGCGAAGGAACCACACGGTAGTCAGATTACACCGCACGAGAACTACCTTTGTTGAACGCCACAGAACACACAACCAACACGGGGCTTATCCCACCACCCTAAAAATCCACAGTCGCCACTCGCCACAGTACCTACCcattggcgtcagtttggtttgaaatgtggtggggacagagacgcaatctggaatgcatttttagaagtgctggggatgcaccttatttttctttagcgCAGGTCATAAAAGGTTCTGAAGACGGGATACCTGTGTAGCTTACTAATTAGTAagatttttacaaaaaaaatatgtctgacacgttttatgaagaaagcgttttcaaaaagcattgGACATGATGACCCacaatgttctgctccatgatgCACTCAATGTTGACGCGACATGACATGAGCtataccaaaataaacaaagaggggCTTATTACCTActtgtttaagttcagaaggggcaaacgtatacacacagcactacaaatgtcaagatcgaaaaagctaaaaataattatatctGAACGCTTtatatcacatcatgagctggctgttctcaattcacaacacacatccatccaatctacatggcattctgaccaaaacccatgcactcccccccccacacacacacacacaatcattccataattcaagcaaagcgaatgaccaaaagtcactttgagtcaacaagagactgactccaccgactccaCTATCGTAATCTCCACTAGTCTATACCCAACAGCGTAAGAACGCTAACACTGGATAATTTAAGTTAGGCTACTTGGAGGCTATGGCTAGTAGTACTATTTCAAGTTAAAACAGCTGACCACATgagggcaaaaaacacaaaagatctCGCCAAAgtaccagcaaatcttaagcaataaatatcgcatCTTACCTTTATTAACGtgccagtggtctgcagatgtatCCCGCGGTGTAGCCTGCGTGCCTGCTGCCTAACCACATCCATTAAGTTCAACAGGTTTTCGCTCTGACACTGTCCATCCATGGTACTAGCggtctggtgctttttacctatgtattcaggctaaaattaattgactgtctgatgcctcatcattgcATACCAGCCatagagtattggtattaatatCTCATGCATTGTCCAAGTCAGGCTGGCACCTCATACGAAAATAATCCACAACTACGGTGCCGCAGAGGGCACATCTAGTCACAACTGAAAAAAGACATTCTCTGATCCTACCTAGTTAATTATACagcaaaatgtcaaaaaggagtGGACAGGACATCAGAGCTTTTTTTTAAAGCCAAGCAATTTAAGCTGACATGCACAGTAAGTGTGCTAGTGTCTTATGAGCTCagctaaattaatatttattctagaaatatattgtaattcttgagttttttttttagctagCTAGCCTCTACCAGCGCGACACACTGTTGGCTAGCATGCCTAGTGCTACTGGAGTGTTTTGCCCTATGTGCTTCAACGTTTAGCTTTCCTATTTAAATTCATTTTGAATTTACAACAGTAcgaatgatttattttattttcacttcaATGACGTTTCGTTAGCAGTTTTCAGACTCCCCACTAGATGGTCGTAAATCTTCCATATTATTTGTACCAAGTAACAACCATGGTACCAGGCAACCGCACACTCCAAACCAATATTTTGTCAAAAACCAATTACAATATTGATAACATATACCACAACCAACATACCTACATAGTGGTCAAATCATTACAATAAAGGTTACAAGACTTTTGTTTGCACACCACATAAATCTCATAAAATAGAGGGCATAATCAATTGAgttaacacatttttatttatttataaggaACATCAGAGCTTAATGAAAGGCAGGAACTGGTAGATGGCAATGAAGAGGTGAGTTGGCAGAAACAAGTTCCTAAAAGGAGAAAACActgcattttaaaataaataagacagagcTAAATCAATTAAGTTATCAATCTtctgtctttgtttacatttgatcagggagaggaaCTAAGTCAATCAGAACTTAGTGAAGCTAATGTTGGCTATAGCTTCAATGATAGAAACTATCAAGATAAATCGTTCGCTGCCCTCGGTCAAACTACGACAAAGGAGTTTGTACAGATTGTCAtcatcatgaataaatatagataCGTTACGTTACCTCCTCCGGACCTCCTTTCCTCAAATGCATGAAGCTGCAACCGCAGCAGATTGTCCATGGAAGTGCACAGCAAGCAGTCAGGTTCAGATTACACAGAGAAGGAGCCGCCCACCgtaccacccacccctcccccattctAGAACTACTCATCCAAATGTTATAATTGTTGACGGCTGGCTTGTGTGCCGTATGCAGATCGTTTTTTTGTGGATTGGTTCGCATCTGTCTCGCGCTataaacattcatttttaaaaaacgatacatattttttttttcatttttttttttttttttttttctggtggggacaaaattagTCTTTACGaaaactggtggggacgcgtccccggcgtccccggcgtaatcgacgcctatgtaCCTACccacctgcctgcctgcccagGCCCATCTACAAATATGCATTCTGTCTGTATCTATCTACTCTGTGTCTGTCCAGTGTTTATGTTTCAATACATACACACGTGTATCTGTAGTGTGTATTATACCCAGTAAGCTTACCTAAACGGCTTGTTTGCCCTTGTAAGGTCTTGTTGGTCCTTTTTGTAGCATCGTAACCAGATCTAAAATGGTACGATGATTAACTGTGTTCTTAATGTTATCACCGGCCTCAGAAACAACCACTGAATCTAACAGTGCCCAGATGGCGTTCCCTGAGCCTCAATACAGCCTTGTTATTGAGACACTCGCGTGCCCTGAGCCTAAATACAGAGGTGTATTGAGACACTTGTTGCATCAATTGTGTTTTCAAGCAGGTGCTGGCATCCCTGAGGTCGTCACCAATCTGGGGGACACTGACACTGAGGTGTTCaccagagaaggagaagatgccATCTTACCGTGTGGTCTGGGTTCCCCGGTGAACCTGAAGGATGAGGTGTTTGACTGGAAGAAGAAGCAGCAGGAGGTGTTCTTCTATGAAAAGGGCAAGGACTACAACCACGGCAAGCGTGGACAAGACCCCCATTTCTGGCGCAGGGTGCACCTTCTCCCAGGGGGGCTGCAGGCCGGTAACGCCTCTGTGAACCTGACCAGTGTGACCCAGGCCGACGGCGGAGTGTATTCTTGCTACTTCCCACGTCGGAAACTGACGAGATGGATCCGGCTGACTGTAGGTGAGTGAATGGTTCCGGTTCGTTCaagtctctcgctctcagctCTCACCTACAGCACCTTAAGTTTAATTTGACCGTATGGGTTCTTTGTCAAAAAGATTATGAAAAGGAAACTGACCTGTTTATCTTTTTAGAGCGCGTCCCCGATCACACTCCCCCAAAAATCAGGAAGGCGGGTGAGTTCGATTTCTGCTGAttacctcacccctccctctgtgtACCACGAAGTCGAGGGCTGGGTCTAGGGGTCGGCTGTAGGGTTAGACTGAGGGGTAAGGGTCTAGGGGTAGGGTGTAGAGTTAGACTGAGGGGTAAGGGTCTaggggtagggtgtagggttAGACTGATGGGTAAGGGTCTaggggtagggtgtagggttAGACTGAGGGGTAAGGGTCTAGGGGTAGGGTGTAGAGTTAGACTGAGGGGTAAGGGTCTAGGGGTAGGGTCCAGGTGGATCGAATAGTAAGCTGGGCATCAGAAAACGTTGGGTTAATACAGTATGTTACACGTGTTTgctcacttattgtatgttgtatgtcatGTCACCATCCGAGTGTTTAGTGAGTCTTTCCAGTCAGCTGTTTTGATGCACAGAAACATGTTAATGGTCCTGAGAAtaacactctcctctctcccctctcctatgGTTCAGGCCATCGGTTGACCGGCGATCATGAAGAGGTCCTCAGGAATGGTCCATGGAAGGCCATAGGTGTTTCTTTTATTGTTCTCTTTATTTTATCAGTTGTAGTTAATATTTACCAATTTACCAAAACTAATAACTGTAGGAAAGGTCATGGTCCACAAGCAGTCCCTGATTCTGATAGTTCTGATTGAAGCGGTGCCTTTTGGTCCTGTCCCCGTCGTGATGCCGCTGTACAGCTGAACATACCGTCTTTCGGTTGAGCGATGGACACTTTTGGTCATCTGAAGGTGTGCATTTGTATCTCAACAGTTTACTTTTGATACAACATTTCTACGAGAGAGCAGATATTTATGTTAGTTATGGAACATGGAAACAACCTCAAATGGCTGTTTCAGGTTATGGGTTCCTCAGgagcatcgtgtgtgtgtgtgtgtgtgtgtgtgtgtgtgtgtgtggcacacttctttgttatttggatagccGTACTGCTGTTGCTGTTATGGCGCAAAACCCGTCTGGTTCTCTGAcgtcgtagtgggggttatctcagccatggttgagaaagaTTTGGGGgagaggaactttggctttgactccctgaagtcgcctacatgaaccgcgacatggaggagaaggggattgtctCCGGCCGGGGCCCCGCTGCCTgcggcccccgccccccccccccccccgccgagaGGCACCACCCCCGCCGCGAGGCTGCGGTGCTCCGGCAggagccacacccccacccgccTCTAAGAAGCGGCACGCTTGTGTAAAGCCCATTgcgggactggctcgtagtggctgtaattctgcaccaaggctgaatttcttgaacgtcttccagtactgtattaggggcccactaacggCTATGTAAAACCATAAATTAAGTAGCATGCCATAGGATCTTTAAAAGAAACCTTAAAACATAACTAGTTCGGCATTctcttattctattttattaatttatttttgtttattttcattgtATTGTGAAGCACCACACAATCTCCAGGGGCTGCTGGAGACCATAGAGGCGGGGGAGGATCACCCcttagacggggggggggggggctgactgaGTGAGAGACTGGGTACAAAGAACTTTATCATGATTATTATTGAGTTGTGTTTTTCGATTCGTTAATTTAACTGACAAGTCGTTTGTTTGCCATATCTTTCTCGTTTTGTTACCAGGTTAATGAGATTTGGTCAattcaattaataaaaaagTTTTATCCAATCGTTGTCGGTTATTTTCATCTGAAAATCATCCTTTAATTTCAGTCCATGGTTAAAAGTGCACCTTAAGGTTCCAGATGTTCAGTCTGCCCTCACGTCAATCACCACAGGTCCACAGCACCACGTTTAGTGTGACCAACTTAGagattttgtcgctatatttagcgACTTTTCAGACACCAAATCTAGCTTATTTTTCTGTTattggcgactttttgaggtgaaagcacgtAGGCCTATCGCTATTATCTCTTTACAACGAGCAGCGGGCGGGTGCctgcgcggcccctcccccgtctcaaagCACTTACAGGCGGCCCAGTCCTCGCGCAGCAGTCCCTCGCAGCTGCTCTGTTAGCAGGAGCTAACAGGAGACGTTCACGCCTCGGCATCCGGGCTGCAAATGAATCCGCTTCCCGTCCAGCAAGCTGCCGCCGACTGATCCCGCCCCCTGACGTACAGTCAGGGCGGGATAATgtcatattttctttgtttaaataaaataataaatcgcTGCACTTAATCACTGTTACAGTTTGACTCGCACTGCCTCAGGCTCAGTCACTCCTCACCTCACCTTGTCCTCGGTGCGTGTGTGCCTTTCTGTGACAAATAGGCTACACAAACTTTCTTTACCATGTCGCAGTCAAAACTGTACCAACACAAATATAGAAAAGAGTGGGAAGCAAACACTGCTTTTAAGGGCTGGATAAAGCCGTTTATTGGAGACGATACACTAGCATACTGTCACTATTTCTGTGCCATAAACTATGTTTTTCTTAAAACGAGGTTGATACCATGCCAACTTTGTCATGTACAGGGGCCTTATATCAAGTCGTGTAAGTCTCCCTTGGATGGTGATGAAATTAGGGCTATAATGTTTTATGATGGCTATGCTATGGAGAAAACGAATGGTTTTTTTTACTTCCGGTTATGTAAATTATGTGATGACGTCATCTAGCGACTTCTAGCGCCGGGGAGCCAATAGCTACTTTTCTTACTAAAGAGTTGGAAACACTGAAAGGTAGACGAGGAGGCTGGGCTAACTGCACCGGAGCAAATGTGTATCAAGCTCAGGTTTATCAAGCTAACGTTTATCTGGGACGAGGAGAAGCTGAGATATTGTATATTCATGACATGATGGAAAGTTTAATCAGGCTGAACCCCGAGCGCAAGAAAACTCGGGAGTATCAACTTCAGGTAAGACCACTTTTGAAATGCACATTAGCCTAGTAGCTGTTGGTTTAATGGTCATGCCCTTGCTTTGCCTTTGAATACGAACTATGTCGGTGGTCGATGCTCCTGTCATGAAGTTATTTAATACATCTGGCTTTCATAACTATGGGTGTATGGACACGCGCTATACAAGTGGATTCGAGACAAATGAATACGAAAGGTAAGCACAATAAATAATTCTCTGTGCGGTACTTTTTGAATATGTTGAGCCACAAAGTTGTGAATTATGGTTGCCCCTGGGATAAAAGAAACGCACCAAACGTGCAGACCTACTGAAGTAAAAGCCCCTTCGGTGAAAAAAAACCATTATAGACCCGCactcgcacgcgcacacacacagcctgttgAGCACGCTGACGCAgtctcatcaccaccaccgctgAGTGTGTGCTCATGAACCCAAAATACCACAAAACAAGCACTATAGTTCGGGTTGTGGCAGTACGgctttcacacacgcacacacacacacacacacacacacacacacacacacacacacacacacacacacacacacacacacacacacacacacacacacacacacacacacacacacacacacacacaacacgtggAAGCTTATTACACCCCATCTTACGCGTTACAATACACAGATCACCGACAAAGAAACACTTGGaacttaattaattaagaaatacactcgcacacaagTGTTGCACAAAGCCCTACGATTTTCGTTTTTACAGAGACTTTCTTGTGTTTggctccgtctgtctgtccgtcaatCTTTCTGATGCGAGCGtgagagtgagcgagggagataaagggaggttgagagagagagagagagagagagagagagagagagatctatgtTCGACTTTGAGAGGGAGGGATCTATGTTCGACTTTGAGAGGGAGGGATCTATGTTGGACTTTGAGAGGGAGGGATCTATGTTCGACTTTGAGAGGGAGGGATCTATGTTCGACTTTGAGAGGGAGGGAtctatgtgagagagagagagagagagagagagagagagagagagagagagagagagagagagagagagagagagagagagagagagagagagagagagagagagagagagagagagagagagagagagagagagagagagagagagagagagagagagagagagagagagagagaccgagaccgccctcttcttcctcctgcgATCGGACCGGACCGGGAGTTGGGGCGGGAGTTGGGGCAGTGAGTTGAGTATATATATGGTTGTGGAGTTGAACATAAAACACGACAATGGTGTACTGTACTAAACTCACTCTTGTCCTGTTGGTTTTTAATTCCTCTGTTATGCTGACCCGTGAGTATCATATTAATTAAGTTTACAGCATGCTCTATATCAGGGGTATTCAACTAAAATAGAAAGAGGTCCATCAAGATTtctttaaagggtaattccagtgtgaaatggatttgggatatgttttgtatgataacgagatGAAATGTCCTGAAATGTGAGATGAAATCCTACAACCTTTATATGTTGTCCATTATGTGGAGAAGCTATTCATAATTGTTattagcttgaaacatgtcatctgaaatagcatagactaaaataatttacatcactGCCTTCCAAGGTCCATCTACATATATGCATTATACATGTCTGTCTATACAGCTCCTCTGTGTCTGTCCAGTGTTTATATCCATACCTTCACACGTGTATCTGTAGTGTGTACTATACCCAGTAGGCCTACCTAAACGGCTTGTTTGCTCTTGTAAGGTTTTGTTGGTCCTTTTTGTAGCATCAGAATCAGATCAAATACGGTCCGATTATTGACTGTGTTCTTTATGTTATCACGGCCTCAGAAACGACCGCTGAATCTAACAGTGCCCAGATGGCGTTCCCTGAGCCTCATACAGCCTTGTTATTGAGACACTTGCGTTCCCTGAGCCTCAATACAGCCTTGTTATTGAGACACTCGCGTTCCCTGAGCCTAAATACAGCGGAGTATTGAGACACTTGCTGCATCAATTGTGTTTTCTAGCAGGTGCTGACATCACTGAGGTGTTcaccagagagggagacaatgCCATCCTACCGTGTGCTCTGGATTCCCCGGTGGACCTGACAGATGAGGCGTTTGACTGGAAGAAGGAGCCGCAGGAGGTGTTCTTCTATATACAGGGCAAGGACTACAACAACGGCCGGGAGGGACAAGACCCCCAGTTCGTGGGCAGGGTGGGCCTTACCCAAGGGGGGCTGCAGGCCGGCAACGCCTCTGTGGTCCTGTCCAGTGTGACCCAGGCGGACAGTGGAGTGTATAAGTGCGTAATTCTTACGAGACGGACAAACAGATGGATCCGGCTGACTGTAGGTGAGTGATTGGTCCggattctatgaacatccctactgtaccactgatatattgttgtttctctttatcCTGACAAATCTacttactgtaagtcgctttggataaaagcgtctgctcaacgccctgaatgtaaacgaCTTAACGCCCTCCTGCCCACAGTGGTGGAGCCGCGGTTGAGGCTGGAGGTGGTAGAGGCTTCCCCGTCCTCCGGCTCGGTGCGGCTGTCCTGCGTCTCCAGAGGAGGCCAGCCCCAGCCCAGCGGTCTGGAGTGGCAGACCCCCAACGGAACTGTGATCCCCGCAGAAGAAGCACCGCCGGCCGCCTCCTCAGACAGCGATGGCCGCTACTCCATCAGTCAGACGGTGAAGGTGACCGAGCCAGGCAGCTACACCTGTCTGGCCCGGCAGCAAGGCGTCCACCCTGCGGTCAGAGACACCATCCAAGTGGTTGGTGAGTGTTTCCAGTCAGCTGTTTTGATGGGACTGTTGAGCACAGAAACATGTTAATGGTCCTGAGAAtaacactctcctctctcccctctcctatgGTTCAGGCCATCGGTTGACCGGCGATCATGAAGAGGTCCTCGGTAATGGTCCATGGACGGCCATATGTGTTTCTATTATTGTTCTCTTGATTTTATCAGTTGTAGTTAATATTTACCAATTTACCAAAAATAATAACCGTAGGAAAGGTCATGGTCAACAAGCAGTCCCTGATTCTGATTGTTTGGATCGAAGCGGTGCCTATTTGTCCTGTCCCCATCGTGATGCCGCTGTACAGCTGAACGTACCATCTTTCGGTTGAGCGACGGACACTTTGGTCATCTGAAGGTGTGCATTTGTATCGCAACAGTTTACTTTTGATACAACATTTCTACGAGAGAGCATGAGTTATTTATGTTAGTTATGGAACATGGAAACAACCTCAAATGGCTGTTTCAGGTTATGGGTTCCCCAGGAGCATCTCTTCATGGTGCTCCACCTAGATCacacttttccactgcatggtaccagctcgacaggactcgactcagctcgcattttttgcgtttccaccgcgaaaacatggtatctggtacctgaagtggctgctttttctagtaccgcctcgctctaggttccaagcgagctgagcgGATGCTAAAAGGttacgtcggcagacggccggccactgattggccagagagtgtgacaaagtcacgagagcgacatggcaaccatgctggcaacagccatagcagcgccgcagccaacatattccacttcttcaactcttcaacatgccagctaaaaatgcgaacacgaataccatcgcatcgatgtcctccattgttgttatgtgggttctgtccatgtgtgggttgcgtaggtgttgtttgcgtcgcgtacaaaaatacgtcacggccctttcgcgcagccgaccccgcccacgtccaggaggtactatttgcggtggaaaacgacccgtgctgctaccgtgtcgagtcgtgtcgtgtcgtgtcaagtcgagctacatgtgcggtggaaaagcggcattagttacctatgcccccccccctctggaacAGCCTGCCAGAGGAGCTGAGGACGTCACAATCTGTTTAcacatttaaaggtcccatggcatgaaaattgttctaacattaacatgagttcccctagcctgcctatggtgcCCCAGTatctagaaatggcgttaggtgtaaaacgagcactaggtattcTGCTCCGACTATTGAAAAATAAAAGCTCAGACGCTCAGATTTTGGCCCCATATGTcttcataaggggccaagttacctcccctttctctgccttgcccaaccagagaatttggcccgtcAATGAGAGCTACGACCGACACAATAATGTCACTATTGCACACATCCTCCATAATGAAAACACTGTGTATTTAGAGTATCTGTAATTTAAGTATATACATGATACttggatttttgtaatttttataaaTAGtgcacattttacattttatagtACTTTTATCGTCTAACATTtgatatgtatagatattttgtatttaacgttgtatacttattatattatatattatactatatacctgacctttttacttACTTAATAATGCTGTTTactttattgttcacctgcttttgcatgcaaatgtttatttctcatgccaataaagcttttttttttattggaattTGAGAGAGACACGAGTCTAACATTCCTGCAATCACAGCTCGTCACTCGCTGTTATAACATCATCACTGCCACACAAGTTATGGTAGACAGACAGCTGAGCGTTGGAACTCGCACTTTATTACTATGCTGAAACCCCTCTGGCCCTCCGCAggcagaccacacacacacacacacacacacacacacagatcactgcagtgaggaagaggaggaatgcAGCGACATCTTAACGAGATATGAGGATTTCTATTAAGAACCCAAAATACCACAAAACAAGCACATAGTTCGGGCTGTGGCAGAGCGgagagttacacacacacacacacacacacacacacacacacacgtggaagcTTATTAAACCCCATCTTAAGCGTTACAATACACAGATCACCGACAAAGAAACCCTAGGaacttaattaattaagaaTTACACttgcacactcgcacacactaaAGTGTGGCACAAAGCCCATCGATTTTCGTTTTTACTGATACTTTCTTGTGTttggctctgtctgtctgtccgtcaatCTTTCTGatgcgagagtgagagtgagccagggagataaagggaggttgagcaagagtgagagacacgcacacatacaacatacaacacacacacacacatgcaacacac from Gadus morhua chromosome 19, gadMor3.0, whole genome shotgun sequence harbors:
- the LOC115532472 gene encoding uncharacterized protein LOC115532472, with protein sequence MLSPASETTTESNSAQMAFPEPQYSLVIETLACPEPKYRGVLRHLLHQLCFQAGAGIPEVVTNLGDTDTEVFTREGEDAILPCGLGSPVNLKDEVFDWKKKQQEVFFYEKGKDYNHGKRGQDPHFWRRVHLLPGGLQAGNASVNLTSVTQADGGVYSCYFPRRKLTRWIRLTVERVPDHTPPKIRKAGHRLTGDHEEVLRNGPWKAIGVSFIVLFILSVVVNIYQFTKTNNCRKGHGPQAVPDSDSSD
- the LOC115532651 gene encoding selection and upkeep of intraepithelial T-cells protein 3; this translates as MNTKASYSLVIETLAFPEPQYSLVIETLAFPEPKYSGVLRHLLHQLCFLAGADITEVFTREGDNAILPCALDSPVDLTDEAFDWKKEPQEVFFYIQGKDYNNGREGQDPQFVGRVGLTQGGLQAGNASVVLSSVTQADSGVYKCVILTRRTNRWIRLTVVVEPRLRLEVVEASPSSGSVRLSCVSRGGQPQPSGLEWQTPNGTVIPAEEAPPAASSDSDGRYSISQTVKVTEPGSYTCLARQQGVHPAVRDTIQVVGHRLTGDHEEVLGNGPWTAICVSIIVLLILSVVVNIYQFTKNNNRRKGHGQQAVPDSDCLDRSGAYLSCPHRDAAVQLNVPSFG